One segment of Planctomycetia bacterium DNA contains the following:
- a CDS encoding DNA methyltransferase has product MDPVMGSGTTGVAAVRNGRRFVGYERDRRYFAKASQRISSASNVG; this is encoded by the coding sequence TTGGATCCGGTGATGGGGTCGGGGACGACCGGAGTTGCGGCCGTGCGCAATGGACGGCGATTCGTCGGTTACGAGCGCGATCGCCGTTACTTCGCCAAGGCTTCTCAGCGTATTTCCTCGGCGAGCAACGTTGGCTAA